A window of Natrinema versiforme contains these coding sequences:
- a CDS encoding NOB1 family endonuclease, producing MYVLDSSAFIHDFHTTEQTATIPLVREELEDESAYRYDAMEGSGMHIHIPNEDTTEKVERAARESGDLDVLSETDIRLVAASFELDATLVTDDYAMQNVAEKLNVGVEVIAREGIDEQRHWKYQCQGCGREFDEEKDRCPICGSELARKNPS from the coding sequence ATGTACGTTCTCGACTCCTCCGCTTTTATCCACGACTTCCATACGACAGAACAGACTGCAACTATCCCGCTCGTCCGCGAGGAACTGGAAGACGAGAGCGCCTATCGCTACGACGCGATGGAAGGCTCCGGGATGCACATCCACATTCCCAACGAGGACACCACCGAGAAAGTCGAGCGCGCGGCCCGGGAATCCGGCGACCTCGACGTCCTCTCGGAAACGGACATTCGCCTCGTTGCGGCGAGTTTCGAACTCGACGCCACCCTCGTGACCGACGACTACGCGATGCAAAACGTCGCGGAGAAACTCAACGTCGGGGTCGAAGTGATCGCCCGAGAGGGGATCGACGAACAGCGCCACTGGAAGTATCAGTGTCAGGGCTGCGGTCGCGAGTTCGACGAGGAGAAGGATCGGTGCCCGATCTGCGGGTCGGAACTGGCACGGAAGAACCCGTCGTAG
- a CDS encoding PRC-barrel domain-containing protein → MSDILAENLSGKSVMGSDGTELGLLYNITMDLKSGKLHDLVIEPDEELSRRAVDFDSDDAGRFLVPVNRVQAVKDYIVVQR, encoded by the coding sequence ATGAGCGATATACTCGCTGAAAACCTCTCGGGGAAGTCCGTCATGGGGTCCGACGGCACCGAGCTCGGATTGCTCTACAACATCACGATGGATCTGAAATCCGGCAAACTCCACGATCTCGTTATCGAGCCCGACGAGGAACTCTCCCGCCGCGCAGTCGACTTCGACAGCGACGACGCCGGTCGGTTTCTCGTTCCCGTCAACCGCGTCCAAGCGGTGAAAGACTACATCGTCGTCCAGCGCTAA
- the infB gene encoding translation initiation factor IF-2 — protein MSDTDTRDPTSLRTPIVAVLGHVDHGKTSLLDKIRGSAVIEGEAGAITQHIGATAVPLDIISTIAGDLVDPDDFDLPGLLFIDTPGHHSFTTLRSRGGALADIAILVVDVNDGFQPQTLEALDILRRSETPFIVAANKIDTVPGWNANEDSPINDTYESQSDRVRERLDESLYEIIGNLSDEGFSADLYWRVQNFQRNVGVVPVSAMTGEGVPDLLTVMMGLSQRYMKEEMEIDVAGPGVGTVLEVKEEKGFGTTIDTVLYDGTIRSDDQIVVGGQNEPIVTDVRALLQPRPLAEIRTESRFEKVDEVSAASGIKVAAPELADAMAGAPVRVVRDRDLDEVIAEVQAELADIAVDTAEEGVVVKADTLGSLEAMADALDDAEVPIVRAEVGDVAPRDVSVASTADDGKQKAILGFNVDVLDDAEQRAGIEDVTIFTDEVIYQLIEEYEEYVEGIEQAQQDTILDNITRPARFRILPDHTFRQNDPAVVGVEVNSGTVQNNANVVKFEGNEPDRVGQVKGIQEQGEDVDEARAGNRVSVAIDGPTVGRQIEEDDELWIEIPEKHAKILEQELASEIPADELEALNMYLDKQRSRDPFWGK, from the coding sequence ATGTCGGACACGGATACACGCGACCCCACATCTCTCAGAACGCCGATCGTCGCCGTCCTCGGACACGTCGATCACGGCAAGACCAGTCTCCTCGATAAGATCCGCGGCTCCGCGGTCATCGAGGGCGAAGCAGGCGCGATCACCCAGCACATCGGCGCGACCGCCGTCCCGCTGGACATCATCTCGACGATCGCGGGCGATCTCGTCGACCCGGACGATTTCGACCTCCCCGGCCTCCTCTTCATCGACACGCCGGGTCACCACTCCTTTACCACGCTGCGATCCCGCGGGGGCGCGCTGGCCGACATCGCCATCCTCGTCGTCGACGTCAACGACGGCTTCCAGCCCCAGACGCTCGAGGCCTTAGACATCCTCCGGCGGTCCGAAACCCCGTTCATCGTCGCGGCGAACAAGATCGACACCGTCCCGGGCTGGAACGCCAACGAGGACTCGCCGATCAACGACACCTACGAGTCCCAGTCCGATCGCGTCCGCGAACGGCTCGACGAGAGCCTCTACGAGATCATCGGGAACCTCTCGGACGAGGGCTTCTCCGCCGATCTGTACTGGCGGGTCCAGAACTTCCAACGTAACGTCGGTGTCGTCCCCGTCTCGGCGATGACCGGCGAGGGCGTTCCCGACCTCCTGACCGTCATGATGGGGCTCTCCCAGCGCTACATGAAAGAGGAGATGGAGATCGACGTCGCCGGCCCCGGCGTCGGGACCGTCCTCGAGGTCAAAGAGGAGAAAGGGTTCGGGACGACGATCGACACCGTGCTCTACGACGGGACGATCCGCTCGGACGATCAGATCGTCGTCGGGGGCCAGAACGAGCCGATCGTCACCGACGTGCGCGCGCTGCTCCAGCCGCGGCCCCTCGCGGAAATCCGCACCGAGAGCCGCTTCGAAAAGGTCGACGAGGTCTCGGCCGCCTCGGGGATCAAGGTCGCCGCGCCGGAACTCGCCGACGCCATGGCCGGCGCGCCGGTCCGGGTCGTCCGTGACCGCGACCTCGACGAGGTCATCGCGGAAGTGCAGGCCGAACTCGCGGACATCGCCGTCGACACCGCCGAGGAGGGCGTCGTCGTCAAGGCCGACACCCTCGGCAGCCTCGAGGCGATGGCCGACGCCCTCGACGACGCGGAGGTGCCGATCGTTCGGGCCGAAGTCGGCGACGTCGCGCCGCGGGACGTCTCCGTCGCCTCGACGGCCGACGACGGCAAACAGAAGGCCATCCTCGGGTTCAACGTCGACGTCCTCGACGACGCCGAGCAGCGCGCGGGGATCGAGGACGTGACGATCTTCACCGACGAGGTCATCTACCAACTCATCGAGGAGTACGAGGAGTACGTCGAGGGGATCGAGCAGGCCCAGCAGGACACCATCCTCGATAACATCACGCGACCCGCTCGGTTCCGCATCCTGCCGGATCACACCTTCCGCCAGAACGACCCCGCGGTCGTCGGCGTCGAGGTGAACTCCGGGACGGTCCAGAACAACGCGAACGTCGTCAAGTTCGAGGGTAACGAGCCCGACCGCGTCGGGCAGGTCAAGGGGATTCAAGAGCAGGGGGAGGACGTCGACGAGGCCCGCGCGGGCAACCGCGTCTCGGTCGCCATCGACGGCCCCACCGTCGGTCGCCAGATCGAGGAGGACGACGAACTCTGGATCGAGATCCCCGAGAAACACGCGAAGATCTTAGAGCAGGAACTCGCGAGCGAAATTCCCGCCGACGAACTCGAGGCGCTGAACATGTACCTCGACAAGCAGCGCAGCCGGGACCCCTTCTGGGGCAAGTAA
- a CDS encoding cyclophilin-like family protein — MSDLRVTVGDRDLEAIWSDDAPETRVALEDALPVSGRATRWGDELYFDISIDAPAESATEVVPEGAIAYWPTGNKLCLFWGETPASHESEPRAAAPVNVVGRVADIEPLEDLEGGARVRLERAEE, encoded by the coding sequence ATGAGCGACCTTCGCGTCACCGTTGGCGATCGCGACCTCGAGGCGATCTGGAGCGACGACGCGCCCGAGACGAGAGTGGCGCTCGAGGACGCGCTGCCGGTCTCGGGCCGGGCGACGCGATGGGGCGACGAGCTCTATTTCGACATCTCGATCGACGCGCCGGCGGAAAGTGCCACCGAGGTCGTTCCCGAGGGTGCGATCGCGTACTGGCCGACCGGGAACAAGCTCTGTCTGTTCTGGGGCGAAACGCCGGCGAGTCACGAGAGCGAACCGCGTGCCGCCGCGCCCGTGAACGTCGTAGGCCGCGTTGCGGACATCGAACCGCTCGAGGATCTCGAGGGTGGAGCGCGAGTTCGGCTCGAGCGGGCTGAAGAGTGA
- the pyrG gene encoding glutamine hydrolyzing CTP synthase — translation MPTESDTHYDPSLGNKFIFVTGGVMSGLGKGITAASTGRLLKNAGFDVTAVKIDPYLNVDAGTMNPYQHGEVYVLEDGGEVDLDLGNYERFLDIDMTSDHNITTGKTYQHVIEKERAGDYLGKTVQIIPHITDDIKRRIREAAEGTDVCIIEVGGTVGDIEGMPYLEALRQFAHEEPEENVLFTHVTLVPYSKNGEQKTKPTQHSVKEVRSIGLQPDVIVGRCEDRLDPETKEKIALFCDIPTEAVFSNPDVEDVYHVPLMVEDEGLDQYVLERFGLADEALPPEERTNDWREIVTTEKDGEIDIALVGKYDLEDAYMSIHESLKHAGFEVGSDVNVHWVAADELSDDYDGQLEGMDGVIVPGGFGMRGSEGKIRAVQYARENDVPFLGLCLGFQMAVVEYARNVLGLEGAHSAEMEEDTPHPVIDILPEQYEVEDMGGTMRLGEHTTVIEPETLAYELYGDTSCSERHRHRYEVNPEYFDQFEDEPLVFSGTAGNRMEILELEDHPFFVGTQFHPEYTSRPGQPSPPFLGLVEAVLERTETGTESEAADTDADAETEVTH, via the coding sequence ATGCCGACGGAATCGGACACTCATTATGACCCCTCGCTGGGGAACAAGTTCATCTTCGTCACCGGCGGCGTCATGTCGGGACTCGGCAAGGGGATTACGGCCGCGAGCACCGGCCGACTCCTCAAAAACGCCGGGTTCGACGTCACCGCGGTGAAGATCGATCCGTACCTGAACGTCGACGCGGGGACGATGAATCCCTACCAGCACGGGGAGGTGTACGTCCTCGAGGACGGCGGCGAGGTCGACCTCGATCTGGGGAACTACGAGCGGTTCCTCGATATCGACATGACCTCGGACCACAACATCACCACGGGGAAGACCTACCAGCACGTCATCGAGAAGGAGCGTGCGGGCGACTATCTGGGCAAGACGGTCCAGATAATCCCCCACATTACCGACGACATCAAACGGCGCATTCGCGAGGCTGCCGAAGGCACCGATGTCTGTATCATCGAAGTCGGCGGCACCGTCGGGGACATCGAGGGGATGCCCTACCTCGAGGCCCTGCGCCAGTTCGCCCACGAGGAACCGGAGGAGAACGTCCTCTTTACCCACGTTACCCTCGTTCCGTATTCGAAAAACGGCGAGCAAAAGACCAAGCCGACCCAGCACTCGGTCAAGGAGGTCCGCTCGATCGGCCTCCAGCCCGACGTGATCGTCGGCCGCTGCGAGGACCGACTCGACCCCGAAACCAAAGAGAAGATCGCGCTGTTCTGTGACATTCCCACGGAAGCGGTGTTTTCGAACCCCGACGTCGAGGACGTCTATCACGTCCCGCTGATGGTCGAAGACGAGGGGCTCGACCAGTACGTCCTCGAGCGCTTCGGCCTCGCCGACGAGGCGCTGCCGCCCGAGGAACGAACCAACGACTGGCGCGAGATCGTCACCACCGAGAAAGACGGCGAGATCGACATCGCGCTGGTCGGTAAGTACGACTTGGAGGACGCGTACATGTCGATCCACGAGTCGCTGAAACACGCCGGCTTCGAGGTCGGTAGCGACGTGAACGTCCACTGGGTGGCCGCCGACGAACTGAGCGACGACTACGACGGCCAACTCGAGGGGATGGACGGGGTCATCGTCCCCGGCGGCTTCGGCATGCGGGGCTCCGAAGGGAAGATCCGCGCGGTCCAGTACGCCCGCGAGAACGACGTTCCCTTCCTCGGGCTCTGTCTGGGCTTCCAGATGGCCGTCGTCGAGTACGCCCGGAACGTACTCGGCCTCGAGGGCGCACACTCCGCGGAGATGGAAGAAGACACGCCACACCCCGTCATCGACATCCTGCCCGAACAGTACGAGGTCGAGGACATGGGCGGCACGATGCGCCTCGGCGAGCACACGACCGTGATCGAACCCGAGACGCTGGCCTACGAACTATACGGCGACACGTCCTGTTCCGAGCGCCACCGCCACCGCTACGAGGTCAATCCGGAGTACTTCGACCAGTTCGAAGACGAGCCGCTCGTCTTCTCCGGGACCGCGGGCAACCGGATGGAGATCCTCGAACTCGAGGATCATCCCTTCTTCGTCGGGACGCAGTTCCACCCCGAGTACACGTCCCGACCCGGACAGCCGAGTCCGCCGTTCCTCGGGCTGGTCGAGGCCGTCCTCGAGCGGACCGAGACGGGAACCGAGAGCGAGGCCGCGGATACCGACGCCGACGCAGAAACCGAGGTAACCCACTGA
- the guaA gene encoding glutamine-hydrolyzing GMP synthase, producing MVDTETFVPDAVAEIDEEIDDANAVIALSGGVDSSVAAALAYEAIGDRLTPVYVDTGLMRKGETDQIRETFDYMDSLRIVDAKDRFLEALEGVTDPEKKRSVIGEQFIREFEREAKDADADFLVQGTIYPDRIESEGGIKSHHNVGGLPEVVDFEGIVEPVRDLYKDEVREVARHLGLDELVAERMPFPGPGLAVRIIGEITEEKLEVAREANHVVEEELEEYEPWQALAAVIGKATGVKGDNRVHGWVVSVRSVESRDGMTARAQEIDWETLQRIQSRITGAHENVARVVYDVTHKPPATIEYE from the coding sequence ATGGTAGACACCGAGACGTTCGTCCCAGACGCAGTCGCAGAGATCGACGAGGAAATCGACGACGCAAACGCCGTCATCGCCCTTTCGGGCGGCGTCGACTCCTCGGTCGCCGCCGCGCTGGCCTACGAGGCCATCGGCGACCGACTCACGCCAGTCTACGTCGACACCGGCCTGATGCGGAAAGGCGAGACCGACCAGATCCGCGAGACCTTCGACTACATGGACTCGCTGCGGATCGTCGACGCGAAAGACCGGTTCCTCGAGGCCCTCGAAGGCGTCACCGACCCCGAGAAGAAGCGGTCGGTCATCGGTGAGCAGTTCATCCGAGAGTTCGAGCGCGAGGCGAAAGACGCGGACGCCGACTTCCTTGTGCAGGGGACGATCTACCCCGATCGCATCGAGAGCGAGGGCGGGATCAAGTCCCACCACAACGTCGGCGGGCTCCCCGAGGTCGTCGACTTCGAGGGGATCGTCGAACCCGTCCGCGACCTCTACAAGGACGAGGTCCGCGAGGTCGCCCGGCACCTCGGCCTCGATGAACTCGTCGCTGAGCGGATGCCGTTCCCCGGCCCCGGCCTCGCCGTGCGGATCATCGGCGAGATCACCGAGGAGAAACTGGAAGTGGCCCGCGAGGCAAACCATGTCGTCGAGGAAGAACTCGAGGAGTACGAGCCGTGGCAGGCGCTCGCGGCCGTCATCGGCAAGGCGACGGGTGTCAAGGGCGACAACCGGGTCCACGGCTGGGTCGTCTCCGTGCGCTCGGTCGAGTCCCGCGACGGGATGACTGCCCGCGCACAGGAGATCGACTGGGAGACCCTCCAGCGCATCCAGTCCCGAATCACGGGTGCCCACGAGAACGTCGCCCGCGTCGTCTACGACGTGACCCACAAACCGCCCGCGACCATCGAGTACGAATGA
- a CDS encoding CTP synthetase, with protein MSTTTTAVVAGSDEDGIAAALEAEGVDVTRLEGVISRPQLEEAGVVAADLYVLTDIGQATTIPIVCDLNEDVRTVVYARRTVPEFVKGQLDIAIDPQLMDASVVADELVA; from the coding sequence ATGAGCACCACTACGACCGCAGTCGTCGCCGGTTCCGACGAGGACGGCATCGCGGCGGCCCTCGAGGCCGAGGGCGTCGACGTGACCCGACTCGAGGGCGTCATCTCGCGCCCGCAACTCGAGGAGGCGGGCGTCGTCGCCGCCGACCTGTACGTGCTGACCGATATCGGACAGGCGACGACGATCCCGATCGTCTGCGACCTGAACGAGGACGTCCGGACCGTCGTCTACGCCCGGCGGACCGTCCCCGAGTTCGTCAAGGGACAACTCGATATCGCGATCGATCCGCAGTTGATGGACGCGAGCGTCGTCGCCGACGAACTCGTCGCGTGA
- a CDS encoding 5-formyltetrahydrofolate cyclo-ligase codes for MGSADGSGDSEGDGDVADRVKKETIRERVWDDLEESGEARFPFPPHGRIPNFAGASEAADRLAEQPEWTDATTIKANPDAPQLPVRRRALREGKTVYMAVPRLRDEQCFLKLDPDELEDYDDATTVSGSSKHGEQVGPDEIDRVDLIVSGSVAVTEDGGRIGKGEGYSDLEYAVLRELGLVDESTPVATTVHERQVIGDPVAIGAHDVAMDLVVTPERTVRPAGNEQPAGIDWDLLDEERLEEIPVLDRFAP; via the coding sequence GTGGGCTCCGCCGATGGAAGCGGCGACAGTGAGGGGGACGGCGACGTCGCCGATCGCGTCAAGAAGGAAACGATCCGCGAACGCGTCTGGGACGACTTAGAAGAGAGCGGCGAGGCCCGGTTTCCGTTCCCGCCCCACGGCCGGATCCCCAATTTCGCGGGGGCGAGCGAGGCCGCCGATCGGCTGGCCGAGCAGCCGGAGTGGACGGACGCGACGACGATCAAGGCCAATCCCGACGCCCCGCAGTTGCCGGTCAGGCGGCGGGCACTGCGCGAGGGCAAGACGGTTTACATGGCCGTCCCGCGGCTCCGGGACGAGCAGTGTTTCCTGAAACTCGACCCCGACGAACTCGAGGACTACGACGACGCGACGACCGTGTCCGGCTCCTCGAAACACGGCGAGCAGGTGGGGCCGGACGAGATCGATCGCGTCGATCTGATCGTTTCCGGCAGCGTTGCGGTCACCGAAGACGGCGGGCGGATCGGCAAGGGCGAGGGCTACAGCGACCTCGAGTACGCCGTGCTCAGGGAACTCGGGCTCGTCGACGAGTCGACGCCGGTCGCGACGACGGTCCACGAGCGGCAGGTAATCGGCGACCCCGTCGCGATCGGGGCCCACGACGTCGCGATGGACCTCGTCGTCACGCCCGAGCGGACAGTGCGACCCGCGGGGAACGAGCAGCCGGCCGGCATCGACTGGGACCTGCTCGACGAGGAGCGACTCGAGGAGATCCCGGTTCTGGACCGGTTCGCGCCGTAG
- a CDS encoding molybdenum cofactor biosynthesis protein B, with protein sequence MNETDAPDADGSGGADSADGTLCTGVVTIASSRSLETDTAGETITEVLEERGDEITVREHVGADHDKVQSIVSRLIDRDDVDIVITAGATSVEPTDITVEAVEPLLEKELTAFGELFTALAYEEVGTKVVAARTLAGVADGTPVFCLPGHADAVRLALGEIILPEAPQIIDLAAETEPDDEAGEPENGDRTEADAADGGA encoded by the coding sequence ATGAACGAGACGGACGCCCCCGACGCCGACGGTTCCGGCGGTGCCGACAGCGCCGACGGAACGCTCTGTACCGGCGTCGTCACGATCGCCTCGAGCCGCTCGCTCGAGACCGACACGGCCGGTGAGACGATTACCGAGGTACTCGAGGAAAGGGGGGACGAGATCACGGTGCGAGAACACGTCGGCGCGGATCACGACAAGGTCCAGTCGATCGTCTCGCGACTGATCGACCGGGACGACGTCGATATCGTGATCACTGCCGGCGCGACCAGCGTCGAGCCGACCGATATCACCGTCGAGGCCGTCGAACCGCTGTTAGAGAAGGAACTGACCGCCTTCGGCGAACTGTTCACCGCGCTGGCCTACGAGGAAGTGGGGACGAAAGTCGTCGCCGCGCGCACGCTCGCCGGCGTCGCCGACGGCACGCCGGTCTTCTGTCTGCCCGGCCACGCCGACGCGGTCCGGCTCGCGCTCGGGGAGATCATCCTCCCCGAAGCGCCGCAGATCATCGACCTCGCGGCCGAGACTGAACCGGACGACGAAGCGGGCGAGCCGGAAAACGGCGACCGGACCGAAGCCGACGCGGCCGACGGAGGTGCCTGA
- a CDS encoding ABC transporter ATP-binding protein, with product MSDPVATANGVSKSFGEAGVLDDVDLTVEDGELLVLMGPNGVGKSVLLSCLAGSQTPSAGSVEVFGEPATARSDTTSFLLQDALALEDLTGRENVDFYRRLHPQFTDEWRDHVERLGIADDLEKPVADYSGGMVRKLEFAIAASIDAPLYLFDEPTAALDLATIPTIHELFREKRDAGKTIVVASHRPMNADIADRIAFLADGRIVATGPPDELLASVPPVLETSASNASALADAVDGAPFAVAGNVRGFVPQRYEEATADSGSMRDAIADAARIDQAGLEIVEPTYTDLFTYYTNGESTTTAADPR from the coding sequence GTGAGCGATCCGGTCGCGACCGCCAACGGTGTCAGCAAGTCCTTCGGCGAAGCGGGCGTCCTCGATGACGTCGATCTCACGGTCGAGGACGGAGAACTCCTCGTCCTGATGGGGCCAAACGGCGTCGGCAAGTCGGTGTTGCTCTCCTGTCTCGCCGGCAGCCAAACGCCGTCCGCGGGCAGCGTCGAGGTGTTCGGCGAACCGGCAACGGCCCGCTCGGACACGACGAGTTTCCTCCTGCAGGACGCGCTCGCACTCGAGGATCTCACCGGCCGCGAGAACGTCGATTTCTACCGCCGGCTGCACCCGCAGTTCACCGACGAGTGGCGCGACCACGTCGAGCGGCTGGGGATCGCCGACGACCTCGAGAAACCCGTCGCGGACTACTCGGGCGGGATGGTCCGGAAACTCGAGTTCGCGATCGCCGCCAGTATCGACGCGCCGCTGTACCTGTTCGACGAGCCGACCGCGGCGCTGGATCTCGCGACGATCCCGACGATCCACGAGCTGTTTCGCGAGAAACGCGACGCGGGGAAGACGATCGTCGTCGCCAGCCACCGGCCGATGAACGCGGACATCGCCGATCGGATCGCCTTCCTCGCCGACGGCCGGATCGTCGCGACGGGACCGCCCGACGAACTGTTGGCGTCGGTCCCGCCCGTCCTCGAGACGAGCGCGTCGAACGCGAGCGCCCTCGCGGACGCCGTCGACGGAGCCCCGTTCGCGGTGGCCGGGAACGTTCGCGGCTTCGTCCCACAGCGGTACGAAGAAGCCACTGCGGACAGCGGATCGATGCGCGACGCGATCGCGGACGCTGCGAGGATCGATCAGGCAGGCCTCGAGATCGTCGAACCGACCTACACCGACCTCTTTACGTACTACACGAACGGTGAGTCGACCACGACCGCCGCCGATCCACGATGA
- a CDS encoding ABC transporter permease has translation MAIDTREMRGTERRSTGGRRVWLEQAGAFARRSLREVRNSWLMLTWVIAFPAIMYLLQTTQGTNGSAVSDATVSIGIGILGSMFVCLFVFGNQLATDLEDRRYVAYRSMPIAPSAELAGRMAAGLVLAGGAFAATIAAGLATGASYGLRGPESVPIALAAGALTCLFWMVVAIPFVVVAGNERVASMTTTLVAVGGFVLTGLNGTVPAQSPIDGPVLNVLPNTLPTRLLVSHLVPAENWTELGVAPPAMPTGPAFLALLAAYAVLAIVAGTMLVNRTLYDQGWLP, from the coding sequence ATGGCAATCGATACGCGAGAGATGCGCGGCACCGAACGGAGATCGACCGGGGGTCGGCGCGTCTGGCTCGAGCAGGCCGGTGCGTTCGCTCGCCGGAGCCTCCGGGAGGTCCGGAATAGTTGGCTCATGCTGACGTGGGTGATCGCGTTCCCAGCGATCATGTACCTGCTCCAGACGACACAGGGGACCAATGGGTCAGCCGTGTCCGACGCAACCGTCTCCATCGGAATCGGGATTCTGGGGTCGATGTTCGTCTGTCTCTTCGTCTTCGGGAATCAGCTCGCGACCGACCTCGAGGACCGGCGCTACGTGGCCTATCGCTCGATGCCGATCGCCCCGTCGGCCGAACTGGCCGGCCGAATGGCCGCCGGGCTCGTCCTCGCGGGGGGCGCGTTCGCCGCGACGATCGCCGCCGGACTGGCGACCGGCGCGTCCTACGGGCTCCGCGGCCCCGAATCGGTGCCGATCGCCCTCGCTGCCGGCGCGTTGACCTGTCTGTTCTGGATGGTCGTCGCGATCCCGTTCGTCGTCGTCGCCGGCAACGAGCGAGTCGCATCGATGACGACCACGCTTGTCGCCGTCGGAGGGTTCGTCCTCACCGGGCTCAACGGGACCGTACCGGCACAGTCGCCGATCGACGGGCCGGTACTGAACGTCCTCCCGAACACGCTCCCGACACGGCTGCTCGTCTCCCACCTCGTCCCGGCCGAGAACTGGACCGAACTCGGCGTCGCGCCGCCCGCGATGCCGACCGGGCCGGCGTTTCTCGCACTGCTCGCCGCGTACGCCGTTCTCGCGATCGTCGCCGGAACGATGCTCGTGAACCGAACGCTCTACGATCAGGGGTGGCTGCCGTGA
- a CDS encoding zinc-binding dehydrogenase encodes MQAVQFAEHGDTDVIEYGEYPDPEVGRDEVLVDIKAAALNHLDIWTRRGMPGIDLEMPHVPGSDAAGVVEEVGEDVTRFEPGDRVALSAGVGDLRMDDPTLDPKFHIIGEHVQGVHSEYAAVPEDNLLPVPEGVDWSVAGSSCLVFQTAWRMLIERADLEAGESVLVLGASGGVGHAALQIADYAGAEVYATGSTEEKLEYAEEHGADHVCNYEEEDFADWVLEETDGRGVDVVVEHVGAPTWRNSLKSLTKGGRLVTCGGTGGGNPETDIPRIFWEQLTIIGSTMATPDQVDDVMELVWDGTFEPAIREELPMSETARAHEIIENRDGFGKVVVRPDSEL; translated from the coding sequence ATGCAGGCAGTCCAATTCGCGGAGCACGGCGACACGGACGTCATCGAGTACGGCGAGTACCCCGACCCCGAGGTCGGCCGGGACGAGGTCTTGGTCGACATCAAGGCGGCCGCGCTCAACCACCTCGATATCTGGACGCGCCGCGGGATGCCGGGGATCGACCTCGAGATGCCCCACGTACCGGGCAGCGACGCGGCCGGCGTCGTCGAGGAGGTCGGCGAGGACGTGACCCGTTTCGAACCGGGTGATCGCGTCGCGCTCTCGGCCGGCGTCGGCGACCTGCGGATGGACGACCCGACCCTCGATCCGAAGTTCCACATCATCGGCGAGCACGTCCAGGGCGTCCACTCCGAGTACGCCGCCGTCCCCGAGGACAACCTGCTTCCCGTCCCCGAGGGCGTCGACTGGTCGGTCGCCGGCTCCAGTTGCCTCGTGTTCCAAACCGCCTGGCGGATGCTCATCGAACGCGCCGACCTCGAGGCCGGCGAGTCGGTGCTCGTCCTGGGGGCAAGCGGCGGGGTCGGCCACGCCGCCTTACAGATCGCCGACTACGCGGGCGCAGAGGTGTACGCGACGGGGAGCACGGAGGAGAAACTCGAGTACGCCGAGGAACACGGCGCGGACCACGTCTGTAACTACGAGGAGGAGGACTTCGCGGACTGGGTCTTGGAGGAGACCGACGGCCGCGGGGTCGACGTCGTCGTCGAGCACGTCGGCGCGCCGACGTGGCGGAACTCGCTGAAGAGCCTGACCAAGGGCGGGCGACTCGTGACCTGTGGCGGCACCGGCGGCGGCAACCCCGAGACGGACATTCCCCGCATCTTCTGGGAACAGCTCACGATCATCGGGTCGACGATGGCCACGCCCGATCAGGTCGACGACGTGATGGAACTCGTCTGGGACGGCACCTTCGAACCCGCGATCCGCGAGGAGCTGCCGATGAGCGAGACGGCACGCGCCCACGAGATCATCGAGAACCGCGACGGGTTCGGCAAGGTCGTCGTCCGCCCGGACAGCGAACTCTAG